A single genomic interval of Solimonas sp. K1W22B-7 harbors:
- a CDS encoding protein-disulfide reductase DsbD family protein encodes MNPRRLVAACLLALCPAVAPFAAPVQVDHVEADLVAENGGLAAGGYQNWVALRLQPEPGWHVYWLNPGDSGISTSLKWSLPAGVETGPIEWPYPHAHTLGDLTNYGYGEETLHLVPVTLGPDFRGDKALLQAEAKWLVCKDVCIPGKAALSLELPVVGKELLKADPAWTAAFAKARAELPLATPDWSAHYTVAEGSVTLGIEGAKLHADRVEFFPEANDLVNHAAPQRIDVDDNNGLRLSQGLSSYFVEAPKEIRGVLVLHEGGKARAFQLRAVPGAVAAVPAKAAPVVALPQEPPVAQAPPSLLLVLASALLGGLILNLMPCVFPVLSLKALSVMQARGQSDVEARRQALAYTAGVIVSFLAVAALLLMLRAGGKAIGWGFQLQSPPFIGLLSYLLLALGLSLSGAVHFGTSWMGAGQNLTQKSGSAGAFFTGVLAVVVASPCTVPFMGSAVGYAMTQGSAVILLVFAALGLGLALPFLLLGFFPRLAAWLPRPGAWMETFKQAMAFPLYLTVAWLLWVLARQAGPDALGLVLVGLVLVALAVWLWSRPGKVSAALKLGALALALWLLWQPALEPGPATQASSATSAEVWSEDKVAALRAQGHTIFVDFTADWCLTCKVNERAALKTDAVQSAFRERGVSFLVADWTRNDPAITRVLERHQRPGVPLYLVYVNGGEPRVLPQLLTPQIVIDALNP; translated from the coding sequence ATGAACCCTCGCCGTCTCGTCGCCGCCTGCCTGCTGGCCCTGTGCCCGGCGGTCGCCCCCTTTGCCGCGCCGGTGCAGGTCGATCACGTGGAGGCCGACCTGGTCGCCGAAAACGGCGGCCTGGCGGCGGGCGGCTACCAGAACTGGGTGGCGCTGCGGCTGCAGCCGGAGCCGGGCTGGCATGTCTACTGGCTCAACCCCGGCGATTCCGGCATCTCCACCAGCCTCAAGTGGTCGCTGCCGGCCGGCGTCGAGACCGGCCCCATCGAGTGGCCCTATCCGCATGCCCACACGCTGGGCGACCTGACCAACTACGGCTACGGCGAGGAAACCCTGCACCTGGTGCCGGTCACCCTGGGGCCCGACTTCCGAGGCGACAAGGCACTGCTGCAGGCCGAGGCCAAGTGGCTGGTATGCAAGGACGTCTGCATCCCCGGCAAGGCGGCGCTGAGCCTGGAGCTGCCGGTCGTCGGCAAGGAACTATTGAAGGCCGATCCGGCCTGGACCGCGGCCTTTGCCAAGGCCCGCGCCGAACTGCCGCTGGCCACGCCCGACTGGAGCGCGCACTACACGGTGGCCGAGGGCAGCGTGACGCTGGGCATCGAGGGTGCGAAGCTGCATGCCGACCGCGTGGAGTTCTTCCCCGAGGCCAATGACCTGGTCAACCACGCCGCGCCGCAGCGCATCGACGTGGACGACAACAACGGCCTGCGCCTGAGCCAGGGCCTGTCCAGCTATTTCGTCGAGGCGCCCAAGGAAATCCGCGGCGTGCTGGTGCTGCACGAAGGCGGCAAGGCGCGAGCCTTCCAGCTGCGCGCGGTGCCAGGCGCGGTGGCGGCGGTACCCGCCAAGGCCGCGCCGGTCGTAGCGCTGCCGCAGGAGCCGCCGGTGGCGCAGGCGCCGCCCTCGCTGCTGCTGGTCCTGGCTTCCGCGCTGCTCGGCGGCCTGATCCTCAACCTGATGCCCTGCGTGTTCCCGGTGCTGTCGCTCAAGGCACTGTCGGTGATGCAGGCGCGTGGCCAGAGCGATGTCGAGGCACGGCGGCAGGCGCTGGCCTATACCGCCGGCGTGATCGTGTCCTTCCTGGCGGTGGCGGCGCTGCTGCTGATGCTGCGCGCCGGCGGCAAGGCCATCGGCTGGGGCTTCCAGCTGCAGTCGCCGCCCTTCATCGGACTGCTGTCCTATTTGCTGCTGGCCCTGGGCCTGTCGCTGTCGGGTGCGGTGCATTTCGGCACGAGCTGGATGGGCGCGGGCCAGAACCTGACGCAGAAGTCCGGCAGCGCTGGCGCCTTCTTCACCGGCGTGCTGGCGGTGGTGGTGGCCAGCCCCTGCACGGTGCCGTTCATGGGCTCGGCCGTGGGCTACGCCATGACCCAGGGCAGCGCCGTGATCCTGCTGGTGTTTGCGGCGCTGGGCCTGGGCCTGGCCCTGCCCTTCCTGCTGCTGGGCTTCTTTCCGCGCCTGGCCGCCTGGCTGCCGCGTCCCGGCGCCTGGATGGAAACCTTCAAGCAGGCCATGGCCTTCCCGCTGTACCTGACGGTGGCCTGGCTGCTGTGGGTGCTGGCGCGCCAGGCCGGGCCGGATGCGCTGGGCCTGGTGCTGGTGGGCCTGGTGCTGGTGGCCCTGGCGGTGTGGCTGTGGTCGCGGCCCGGCAAGGTCTCCGCGGCGCTCAAGCTGGGCGCGCTGGCGCTGGCGCTGTGGCTGCTATGGCAGCCGGCGCTGGAGCCGGGCCCGGCGACGCAGGCCAGCAGCGCCACCTCGGCGGAAGTCTGGTCGGAGGACAAGGTGGCGGCCCTGCGCGCGCAGGGCCACACGATCTTCGTCGACTTCACCGCCGACTGGTGCCTGACCTGCAAGGTCAACGAGCGCGCCGCGCTGAAGACCGACGCGGTGCAGAGTGCCTTCCGCGAACGCGGTGTCAGTTTCCTGGTGGCCGACTGGACGCGCAACGATCCGGCGATCACCCGCGTGCTGGAGCGCCACCAGCGACCCGGCGTGCCGCTGTACCTGGTCTACGTCAACGGCGGCGAGCCCAGGGTGCTGCCGCAGCTGCTGACGCCGCAGATCGTGATCGACGCGCTGAATCCGTGA
- a CDS encoding thioredoxin family protein, producing MRMLKTLVLAASLASTAAIAVPKVGEPAPAFTATDSNGKTVQLSDFKGKFVVLEWSNNECPFVKKHYSSGNMQSLQKEETGKGVTWLTVISSAPGKQGNVDGKQANALSKERGAVPTAVLLDPSGKLGHEYEAKTTPHMFVVDPKGTLVYMGGIDSVASADAEDIAGARPYVKVALAEAMAGKPVTDAVTKPYGCSVKY from the coding sequence ATGCGCATGCTCAAAACGCTCGTCCTCGCCGCCAGCCTCGCCAGCACCGCGGCCATCGCCGTCCCCAAGGTCGGCGAACCGGCTCCGGCCTTCACCGCCACCGACAGCAACGGCAAGACCGTGCAGCTGTCCGACTTCAAGGGCAAGTTCGTGGTGCTGGAGTGGAGCAACAACGAGTGCCCCTTCGTGAAGAAGCACTACTCCTCCGGCAACATGCAGTCGCTGCAGAAGGAAGAAACCGGCAAGGGGGTGACCTGGCTGACGGTGATCTCCTCGGCGCCGGGCAAGCAGGGCAACGTCGATGGCAAGCAGGCCAATGCGCTGAGCAAGGAACGCGGAGCGGTGCCCACGGCCGTGCTGCTCGACCCCAGCGGCAAGCTCGGCCATGAGTACGAGGCCAAGACCACGCCGCACATGTTCGTGGTGGATCCCAAGGGTACGCTGGTCTACATGGGCGGCATCGACAGCGTCGCCAGTGCCGACGCCGAAGACATCGCCGGCGCCAGGCCCTATGTGAAGGTGGCGCTGGCCGAGGCCATGGCCGGCAAGCCCGTGACCGACGCGGTGACCAAGCCCTACGGCTGCTCGGTCAAATACTGA